In Caldisericia bacterium, the following are encoded in one genomic region:
- a CDS encoding TrkA family potassium uptake protein codes for MKKTFGVIGLGRFGLSVAINIEKRGFPVLGIDNNREIIEKVKDRLTHVVQADASDPQALEDAGIKNCDTVIIAIGDNKEQSILATMLVKDFGIKYVVSKAVDELHGRILEKIGADLVVFPEKERGETLAIQLTSTSLIDYIEISPEYDLEEAIIPQRFVGKTIRDLDLGRKYKVIILAIRRNGDIIIAPSSEERFQAGDIIVFVGRTKDISKFTKDFLE; via the coding sequence ATGAAGAAAACATTTGGTGTTATAGGACTTGGAAGATTTGGTTTATCCGTAGCCATCAACATTGAAAAGAGGGGTTTTCCTGTTCTTGGAATTGACAATAACAGGGAGATAATCGAAAAGGTAAAAGATAGGCTAACCCATGTTGTTCAGGCAGATGCTTCAGATCCTCAAGCCCTTGAGGATGCAGGTATTAAAAACTGTGATACTGTAATTATTGCAATTGGAGACAATAAGGAACAGAGTATCCTTGCAACTATGTTAGTTAAAGATTTTGGGATTAAGTATGTGGTTTCAAAAGCAGTGGATGAACTTCATGGAAGGATACTGGAGAAGATTGGAGCAGATCTTGTGGTGTTTCCAGAGAAGGAGAGAGGAGAGACCCTTGCGATACAGTTAACATCCACCTCTTTAATTGACTATATAGAGATATCTCCTGAATATGACCTTGAGGAAGCGATAATACCGCAGAGATTTGTTGGAAAAACGATAAGAGATTTAGATTTGGGTCGGAAATATAAAGTTATAATTCTTGCCATAAGAAGGAATGGAGATATTATAATTGCTCCGTCCTCTGAGGAGAGGTTTCAGGCAGGAGATATAATAGTTTTTGTTGGAAGAACAAAGGATATTTCAAAGTTTACTAAAGATTTTCTTGAGTAA
- a CDS encoding Trk family potassium uptake protein: protein MQFLESLKKEPVKFIVFTFLLTILIGGTLLIFPFSSSSHRWTNPLDAYFTATSATCVTGLVVKDTGTYYSIFGQIVILFLIQVGGLGYMTMFTFLALLLGRRIPLLDRLALKESLNYFSVSGIIKLARRIFFTVLIFEGLGAISLFTVFYHKYGIIKGIWFGIFHSVSAFCNAGFDLIGGFRSFTQFTGNITLNLTVMLLIVFGGIGFPVISEIIDYPNRRKFSLHARVVFKTTIFLIVLGAFLFFLFESKNPFTLKSLPMKEKILSSFFQSITPRTAGFSTITTGKLRLPTLMFLASFMFIGASPGGTGGGIKTTTIVVLFETLFQTIKGSNETIIEERTIERSFVRKAFIIFFASIVLVGFSTLVLSITEVFDLSKILFEVFSAFGTVGLSTGITPLLSPIGKLTIMSTMFAGRVGILTILTIITTKKLKRISLPEEKIMVG, encoded by the coding sequence ATGCAGTTTCTTGAGTCTCTTAAGAAAGAACCAGTAAAGTTTATCGTCTTCACCTTTCTTTTAACCATACTTATTGGTGGAACTCTCCTCATCTTTCCCTTCTCATCTTCATCTCATAGATGGACAAATCCACTTGATGCATACTTTACAGCAACATCAGCTACATGTGTTACAGGTCTTGTGGTTAAAGATACTGGAACTTATTATTCTATATTTGGACAGATAGTTATACTCTTTCTCATTCAGGTAGGTGGACTTGGCTATATGACCATGTTCACATTTCTTGCCCTACTTCTTGGAAGAAGGATTCCTCTCTTGGATAGGCTTGCCCTTAAAGAATCTCTAAACTATTTCTCTGTTAGTGGAATTATAAAACTTGCAAGAAGAATTTTCTTCACAGTGTTAATTTTTGAGGGTCTTGGAGCCATTTCTCTATTCACAGTTTTCTATCATAAATATGGCATTATTAAAGGAATCTGGTTTGGAATTTTTCATTCTGTATCAGCCTTTTGCAATGCCGGATTTGATTTGATTGGAGGTTTTAGAAGTTTTACCCAGTTTACTGGAAATATCACATTAAATTTAACTGTCATGCTCCTAATTGTTTTTGGAGGAATAGGCTTTCCAGTTATAAGTGAAATTATTGATTATCCAAACAGAAGGAAATTTTCACTTCATGCAAGGGTTGTGTTTAAAACCACAATTTTCCTTATTGTTCTTGGAGCTTTCTTGTTTTTCCTCTTTGAGTCAAAGAATCCATTCACCCTTAAATCTCTACCAATGAAGGAGAAAATACTTTCATCTTTCTTCCAATCCATCACTCCAAGAACTGCAGGTTTCTCAACGATAACTACAGGAAAACTAAGGCTTCCAACTCTTATGTTTCTTGCCTCTTTCATGTTTATAGGAGCTTCACCAGGGGGTACTGGCGGAGGAATAAAAACAACCACAATAGTAGTTTTGTTTGAAACTCTCTTCCAGACTATCAAGGGAAGTAATGAAACCATTATAGAGGAGAGAACCATTGAGAGAAGTTTTGTAAGAAAGGCGTTTATAATATTCTTCGCCTCAATTGTTCTTGTAGGTTTTTCAACACTTGTACTTTCAATTACAGAGGTTTTTGATCTTTCAAAGATTCTCTTTGAGGTATTCTCTGCTTTTGGAACTGTTGGTTTATCCACTGGTATAACCCCTCTTCTATCTCCCATTGGAAAGCTCACTATAATGTCTACAATGTTTGCGGGAAGGGTGGGAATATTAACCATACTAACCATAATAACAACCAAGAAACTCAAGAGAATATCTTTACCTGAGGAGAAAATAATGGTAGGATAA
- a CDS encoding ISL3 family transposase, protein MKKELILNLLNLSNNYNLIGIKEEEVRGKMGLVIDVDFNMKRIRRDVKCPVCGSCNISIHERKKKKRLILHLILPDGRRIYLRLPRIRFRCKECNKTFSYYPEGIHPWMRISDNLLLTSIYNLRRGSFREVSSFIGVHTRTLKRYIDRFMRNSIPWEYFDGMRDIRIGIDEHSMRGKKIKVVLVVELNSHTPITILPSDRKEEIVRFFNSIPLHVKKRIKEVSIDMRESFRRGIRESLGSNVRIVVDPFHVIRDANRRIDEERKLIQSTHLYYKGKRIKIPKILFLKGREKLTDKERNKLDYYFNLYPSLKEFYEVKERLRYMFNYMKHEDIEVIREYINNLIRDMEVSDDPEIRRWSKTLKRWREEIINHFFNFSSTSIVEGYNTLSKLIKRISFGLRDVNTYINKVFLGIVPIHLLPHLLT, encoded by the coding sequence ATGAAAAAAGAATTAATTCTAAACCTACTAAATCTCAGTAATAATTATAACCTTATTGGTATAAAAGAGGAAGAGGTAAGGGGAAAGATGGGATTAGTTATTGATGTTGATTTCAACATGAAGAGGATAAGAAGAGATGTTAAGTGTCCAGTATGTGGTAGTTGTAATATAAGTATCCATGAGAGAAAGAAGAAAAAGAGACTTATTCTACATCTTATCCTTCCAGATGGAAGAAGGATATACCTTAGATTACCAAGGATAAGATTTAGATGTAAGGAATGTAATAAGACCTTCTCATACTATCCAGAGGGTATACATCCATGGATGAGGATAAGTGATAATCTCCTTCTTACATCCATATACAATCTAAGGAGGGGAAGTTTCAGAGAGGTATCCTCCTTCATAGGAGTTCATACAAGAACACTGAAGAGATACATAGATAGGTTCATGAGGAATAGTATCCCATGGGAATACTTTGATGGAATGAGAGATATAAGGATTGGTATAGATGAACACTCCATGAGGGGAAAGAAAATAAAGGTTGTCCTTGTTGTTGAATTAAACTCCCATACCCCTATTACAATACTTCCCTCAGATAGGAAGGAGGAGATAGTAAGATTCTTTAACTCTATACCTTTACATGTAAAGAAGAGGATAAAGGAGGTATCCATAGATATGAGAGAATCATTTAGAAGGGGAATAAGAGAATCCCTTGGAAGTAATGTAAGGATAGTTGTTGATCCATTTCATGTGATAAGAGATGCAAATAGAAGGATAGATGAAGAGAGAAAACTGATACAATCAACTCATCTTTACTATAAAGGAAAGAGGATAAAGATACCAAAGATTCTATTCCTAAAGGGAAGGGAGAAACTAACAGATAAGGAGAGGAATAAGTTAGATTACTACTTTAATCTCTATCCTTCCCTTAAAGAATTCTATGAGGTTAAGGAGAGATTAAGGTATATGTTCAATTACATGAAACATGAGGATATAGAGGTGATAAGGGAATACATCAATAACCTTATAAGAGATATGGAAGTAAGTGATGATCCTGAGATAAGGAGGTGGTCTAAAACCCTTAAGAGATGGAGAGAGGAGATAATAAATCACTTCTTTAACTTCTCCTCCACCTCCATTGTTGAAGGATACAACACTCTATCAAAACTAATAAAGAGGATAAGTTTTGGATTAAGGGATGTTAATACCTATATAAATAAGGTATTCTTGGGGATAGTACCTATTCATCTTCTACCACACTTATTGACATAG